The nucleotide sequence TGTATTGGTCAGCGGTTGTTCACATCGTGGGATCGTGAATATCCTGGAAGCATTCCACGATGAGTTCGGTTCCTATCCCACTCACGTAATCGGGGGATTCCACCTCTACAACCACCGCACGGACAAGCCTGAGGACCCAGAAGTTCTCGACCAGATTGCGAGTATGCTTCTGGCAAGCAAAGCAATATTCTATACTTGTCACTGCACAGGAGAAGAAAACTATACCTATCTCAAGGGGAAAATGGGGGAATTCATTCATTACCTTGCAGGTGGAGATATCCTCGAATTCAATGCTCATAAGGAGTAGCAACATGGCACAACCTAATACAGATATGAGAGCACATTCCAAGACAGGAAGCACCATCGGTAACATCATTGCAATTGTTAGCGGAAAGGGAGGGGTTGGGAAATCGTCGGTTACCAGCCTACTCGCTTCTGAAATGCAAAGACGTGGTCAAAAGGTGGGAGTACTCGATGCAGATATCACCGGATCTTCGATCCCAAAGATGTTCGGAATCCATAACAAGGCAACAGGGGAAGAAGGGAGAATTGAACCAGCTGTAAGCAAGAATGGTATCAAGATAATCTCAACAAACATGTTGTTGGATAATGAGAGTGATGCAGTCATATGGCGTGGTCCCTTGATTGCAAACACGGTCAAGCTCTTTTACACCGATGTGGACTGGAAAGAGTTGGACTACCTCTTTGTTGACATGCCGCCTGGGACAGGCGATGTCCCCTTGACGGTCTTCCAGTCCCTCCCTGTCGATGGAATAGTCATGGTTACCTCCCCCCAGGAGTTGGTCTCCATGGTGGTGGAGAAGGCGGTGAACATGGCAAACAAGATGAATGTATCCATCGTAGGACTGGTAGAGAACCTCTCCTACTTCCTCTGTCCTGACAACCAGAAGGAGTACAAGGTCTTTGGGGAGAGCCATATCGAGGGAGTTGCTGAACAATACGCGCTTAAGGTGCTTGCAAAGCTGCCCATCGACCCACTGTTGAGCGAAGCGTG is from uncultured Sphaerochaeta sp. and encodes:
- a CDS encoding Mrp/NBP35 family ATP-binding protein, which translates into the protein MAQPNTDMRAHSKTGSTIGNIIAIVSGKGGVGKSSVTSLLASEMQRRGQKVGVLDADITGSSIPKMFGIHNKATGEEGRIEPAVSKNGIKIISTNMLLDNESDAVIWRGPLIANTVKLFYTDVDWKELDYLFVDMPPGTGDVPLTVFQSLPVDGIVMVTSPQELVSMVVEKAVNMANKMNVSIVGLVENLSYFLCPDNQKEYKVFGESHIEGVAEQYALKVLAKLPIDPLLSEACDNGTIEAYQGADLSGLCDILESREN